A single genomic interval of Sebastes umbrosus isolate fSebUmb1 chromosome 9, fSebUmb1.pri, whole genome shotgun sequence harbors:
- the rap2c gene encoding ras-related protein Rap-2c produces the protein MKEYKVVVLGSGGVGKSALTVQFVTGTFIEKYDPTIEDFYRKEIEVDSSPSVLEILDTAGTEQFASMRDLYIKNGQGFILVYSLVNQQSFQDIRPMRDQIVRVKRFEKVPLILVGNKVDLESEREVAGADGRALAQEWGCPFIETSAKSKTMVDELFAEIVRQMNYSTLPEKQEQCCTACVVQ, from the exons ATGAAGGAGTACAAAGTGGTGGTGCTGGGCAGCGGCGGCGTCGGTAAATCCGCGCTCACCGTCCAGTTCGTCACCGGCACCTTCATCGAGAAGTACGACCCGACTATAGAGGACTTCTACCGCAAGGAGATCGAGGTGGACTCGTCTCCCTCCGTGCTGGAGATCCTGGACACGGCGGGCACCGAGCAGTTCGCCTCCATGAGAGACCTGTACATCAAGAACGGCCAGGGCTTCATCCTGGTGTACAGTCTGGTCAACCAGCAGAGCTTCCAG GACATCAGACCAATGCGAGACCAAATAGTGCGGGTGAAGCGCTTCGAGAAGGTGCCGTTGATCCTGGTCGGGAACAAAGTCGACCTGGAATCTGAGCGCGAAGTGGCCGGGGCGGATGGACGAGCTCTGGCTCAAGAGTGGGGCTGCCCTTTTATTGAAACTTCTGCCAAGAGCAAGACTATGGTGGACGAGCTGTTCGCAGAGATCGTCCGACAGATGAATTATTCCACACTGCCGGAGAAGCAGGAACAGTGCTGCACAGCCTGTGTGGTGCAGTGA
- the zgc:92907 gene encoding UDP-N-acetylglucosamine transferase subunit ALG13 homolog: MKTVFVTVGTTSFDELIESITCPETVQALTARGYERLVLQVGRGSLLPAADSCPHVRLEAYRFKDSIAEDMKQADLVISHAGAGSCLEALGAGKPLLVVVNDKLMNNHQLEMARQLHMDSHLLYCTCSTLTETLKTMDLSVLQPFLPGQPKNFANFLDKALGVQ; encoded by the exons ATGAAGACTGTGTTTGTAACTGTCGGCACCACCAGCTTCGATGAGCTCATTGAAAGCATCACCTGTCCAGAGACCGTCCAG GCTTTAACGGCTCGTGGATATGAGCGTTTGGTTCTTCAGGTTGGAAGAGGATCTCTTCTTCCAGCTGCTGACAGCTGTCCACACGTCAGACTGGAGGCGTATCGATTCAAAGACTCTATAGCAGAAGACATGAAGCAGGCTGACCTCGTAATCAGCCACGCAG GCGCAGGAAGTTGTTTGGAGGCACTCGGAGCAGGAAAGCCTCTGCTGGTCGTCGTTAACGACAAGCTGATGAACAACCACCAGCTGGAGATGGCCAGACAGCTGCACATGGACTCCCACTTGTTGTACTGCACATgcag CACCCTGACAGAAACACTGAAGACGATGGATCTCTCTGTTCTTCAGCCCTTCTTGCCCGGACAGCCCAAGAATTTTGCGAATTTCCTCGACAAAGCCCTCGGCGTTCAGTGA